The following proteins are encoded in a genomic region of Glycine soja cultivar W05 chromosome 17, ASM419377v2, whole genome shotgun sequence:
- the LOC114391793 gene encoding rust resistance kinase Lr10-like isoform X2, which yields MWRERALLVILLLLLVQQICATKKQDHGCPLSSCGKITNITYPFRLKGQPKSCGDNRYELACENNVTVLHLYSGKYHVQAINYNNFTIRVVDPGVDQQTNCSSLPRYFLSRSNFTDTYNYRYNMDPYQAGEYSGRSKWDRLAFQHIVYMNCSNPVTQNGNYVDTASYVNWDSKDKYIYAIAGDLQAEDFQVGCHVKLVALTSWWGLNINNYSYAAMHTGLVYGFEISWMRLICDQHCPSKHGCGYCYFDSVSQELDYWNGDSLWTILQIFIMLWAWKILLTVPLFIVILTCKWRKRHMSMFESIENYLEQNNLMPIRYSYKEVKKMAGGFKDKLGEGGYGSVFKGKLRSGSCVAIKMLGKSEGNGQDFISEVATIGRTYHQNIVQLIGFCVHGSKRALVYEFMPNGSLDKFLFSKDESIHLSYDRIYNISIGVARGIAYLHYGCEMQILHFDIKPHNILLDENFTPKVSDFGLAKLYPIDNSIVPRTAARGTIGYMAPELFYNNIGGISHKADVYSYGMLLMEMASKRKNLNPHAERSSQLFFPFWIYNHIGDEEDIEMEDVTEEEKKMIKKMIIVALWCIQLKPNDRPSMNKVVEMLEGDIENLEIPPKPTLYPSETIT from the exons ATGTGGAGAGAGAGAGCGTTATTGGTGATCCTGCTACTGCTTCTAGTCCAGCAAATTTGTGCTACCAAGAAGCAAGATCATGGTTGCCCCCTTTCTTCCTGCGGCAAAATCACCAACATAACTTACCCATTTCGATTAAAAGGCCAACCTAAAAGCTGCGGCGACAATAGGTATGAGCTAGCTTGTGAAAACAATGTTACTGTGTTACATTTGTACTCTGGAAAATATCATGTGCAGGCAATCAACTACAATAATTTCACTATCCGAGTGGTTGATCCAGGAGTCGATCAACAAACAAATTGCTCCTCCCTTCCTCGCTATTTCTTGTCTCGCTCCAATTTCACTGATACTTACAATTATAGATACAACATGGATCCATACCAAGCTGGTGAATATTCAG GTCGTAGTAAATGGGACAGGCTTGCTTTCCAGCATATAGTGTATATGAATTGTAGCAATCCAGTGACTCAGAATGGTAACTATGTGGATACTGCATCATACGTCAACTGGGACTCCAAAGACAAGTACATATACGCTATTGCTGGTGACTTACAAGCAGAGGACTTCCAAGTTGGTTGTCACGTAAAGCTGGTTGCTCTGACATCTTGGTGGGGTTTGAATATAAACAATTATTCCTACGCTGCCATGCACACGGGGCTAGTCTATGGATTTGAGATTTCATGGATGCGCCTCATATGTGACCAGCACTGTCCAAGTAAACACGGCTGCGGCTACTGCTATTTCGACTCTGTCAGCCAGGAGCTTGATTATTGGAACGGGGATTCATTATGGA CTATTCTCCAAATTTTCATTATGTTATGGGCATGGAAAATTTTGTTGACAGTGCCACTGTTTATTGTGATTTTGACGTGTAAATGGAGAAAAAGACATATGTCAATGTTTGAAAGTATTGAAAATTATCTAGAACAAAATAACTTGATGCCTATTAGATATTCATACAAGGAAGTTAAGAAGATGGCGGGAGGTTTTAAAGACAAGTTGGGTGAAGGAGGATATGGCTCTGTGTTCAAGGGAAAATTGCGTAGCGGGTCTTGTGTGGCAATAAAGATGTTAGGTAAATCAGAAGGAAATGGCCAAGATTTTATTAGTGAAGTTGCAACCATTGGAAGaacatatcatcaaaatatagTACAACTAATTGGATTTTGTGTTCATGGGTCAAAACGTGCTCTTGTCTATGAATTCATGCCCAATGGATCTCttgataaatttcttttttccaAAGATGAAAGTATACATTTAAGCTatgatagaatatataatatatcaattGGAGTGGCTCGTGGAATTGCTTATCTCCACTATGGGTGTGAGATGCAGATTTTGCACTTTGATATCAAGCCCCACAACATTCTACTAGATGAaaacttcaccccaaaggtctCTGACTTTGGATTGGCAAAATTATATCCAATAGATAATAGCATTGTCCCAAGGACAGCAGCAAGAGGAACAATTGGATATATGGCTCCAGaattgttttataataatattgggGGAATATCCCATAAGGCTGATGTTTATAGCTATGGAATGCTTTTGATGGAGATGGCAAGCAAGAGGAAAAATCTAAATCCCCATGCAGAGCGTTCAAGtcaacttttctttcccttttggaTTTATAATCATATTGGAGATGAGGAAGATATAGAAATGGAAGATGTCACAGAggaggaaaagaaaatgataaagaaaatgatCATAGTTGCACTTTGGTGTATACAATTGAAACCAAATGACCGTCCCTCAATGAACAAAGTAGTCGAAATGCTTGAAGGAGACATTGAAAACTTAGAAATACCTCCAAAGCCAACTCTGTATCCAAGTGAAACGATCACATAA
- the LOC114391793 gene encoding rust resistance kinase Lr10-like isoform X3, with protein sequence MDPYQAGEYSGRSKWDRLAFQHIVYMNCSNPVTQNGNYVDTASYVNWDSKDKYIYAIAGDLQAEDFQVGCHVKLVALTSWWGLNINNYSYAAMHTGLVYGFEISWMRLICDQHCPSKHGCGYCYFDSVSQELDYWNGDSLWSDIGDILARPEAILQIFIMLWAWKILLTVPLFIVILTCKWRKRHMSMFESIENYLEQNNLMPIRYSYKEVKKMAGGFKDKLGEGGYGSVFKGKLRSGSCVAIKMLGKSEGNGQDFISEVATIGRTYHQNIVQLIGFCVHGSKRALVYEFMPNGSLDKFLFSKDESIHLSYDRIYNISIGVARGIAYLHYGCEMQILHFDIKPHNILLDENFTPKVSDFGLAKLYPIDNSIVPRTAARGTIGYMAPELFYNNIGGISHKADVYSYGMLLMEMASKRKNLNPHAERSSQLFFPFWIYNHIGDEEDIEMEDVTEEEKKMIKKMIIVALWCIQLKPNDRPSMNKVVEMLEGDIENLEIPPKPTLYPSETIT encoded by the exons ATGGATCCATACCAAGCTGGTGAATATTCAG GTCGTAGTAAATGGGACAGGCTTGCTTTCCAGCATATAGTGTATATGAATTGTAGCAATCCAGTGACTCAGAATGGTAACTATGTGGATACTGCATCATACGTCAACTGGGACTCCAAAGACAAGTACATATACGCTATTGCTGGTGACTTACAAGCAGAGGACTTCCAAGTTGGTTGTCACGTAAAGCTGGTTGCTCTGACATCTTGGTGGGGTTTGAATATAAACAATTATTCCTACGCTGCCATGCACACGGGGCTAGTCTATGGATTTGAGATTTCATGGATGCGCCTCATATGTGACCAGCACTGTCCAAGTAAACACGGCTGCGGCTACTGCTATTTCGACTCTGTCAGCCAGGAGCTTGATTATTGGAACGGGGATTCATTATGGA gTGATATAGGTGATATACTGGCTAGACCAGAAG CTATTCTCCAAATTTTCATTATGTTATGGGCATGGAAAATTTTGTTGACAGTGCCACTGTTTATTGTGATTTTGACGTGTAAATGGAGAAAAAGACATATGTCAATGTTTGAAAGTATTGAAAATTATCTAGAACAAAATAACTTGATGCCTATTAGATATTCATACAAGGAAGTTAAGAAGATGGCGGGAGGTTTTAAAGACAAGTTGGGTGAAGGAGGATATGGCTCTGTGTTCAAGGGAAAATTGCGTAGCGGGTCTTGTGTGGCAATAAAGATGTTAGGTAAATCAGAAGGAAATGGCCAAGATTTTATTAGTGAAGTTGCAACCATTGGAAGaacatatcatcaaaatatagTACAACTAATTGGATTTTGTGTTCATGGGTCAAAACGTGCTCTTGTCTATGAATTCATGCCCAATGGATCTCttgataaatttcttttttccaAAGATGAAAGTATACATTTAAGCTatgatagaatatataatatatcaattGGAGTGGCTCGTGGAATTGCTTATCTCCACTATGGGTGTGAGATGCAGATTTTGCACTTTGATATCAAGCCCCACAACATTCTACTAGATGAaaacttcaccccaaaggtctCTGACTTTGGATTGGCAAAATTATATCCAATAGATAATAGCATTGTCCCAAGGACAGCAGCAAGAGGAACAATTGGATATATGGCTCCAGaattgttttataataatattgggGGAATATCCCATAAGGCTGATGTTTATAGCTATGGAATGCTTTTGATGGAGATGGCAAGCAAGAGGAAAAATCTAAATCCCCATGCAGAGCGTTCAAGtcaacttttctttcccttttggaTTTATAATCATATTGGAGATGAGGAAGATATAGAAATGGAAGATGTCACAGAggaggaaaagaaaatgataaagaaaatgatCATAGTTGCACTTTGGTGTATACAATTGAAACCAAATGACCGTCCCTCAATGAACAAAGTAGTCGAAATGCTTGAAGGAGACATTGAAAACTTAGAAATACCTCCAAAGCCAACTCTGTATCCAAGTGAAACGATCACATAA
- the LOC114391793 gene encoding rust resistance kinase Lr10-like isoform X1, translated as MWRERALLVILLLLLVQQICATKKQDHGCPLSSCGKITNITYPFRLKGQPKSCGDNRYELACENNVTVLHLYSGKYHVQAINYNNFTIRVVDPGVDQQTNCSSLPRYFLSRSNFTDTYNYRYNMDPYQAGEYSGRSKWDRLAFQHIVYMNCSNPVTQNGNYVDTASYVNWDSKDKYIYAIAGDLQAEDFQVGCHVKLVALTSWWGLNINNYSYAAMHTGLVYGFEISWMRLICDQHCPSKHGCGYCYFDSVSQELDYWNGDSLWSDIGDILARPEAILQIFIMLWAWKILLTVPLFIVILTCKWRKRHMSMFESIENYLEQNNLMPIRYSYKEVKKMAGGFKDKLGEGGYGSVFKGKLRSGSCVAIKMLGKSEGNGQDFISEVATIGRTYHQNIVQLIGFCVHGSKRALVYEFMPNGSLDKFLFSKDESIHLSYDRIYNISIGVARGIAYLHYGCEMQILHFDIKPHNILLDENFTPKVSDFGLAKLYPIDNSIVPRTAARGTIGYMAPELFYNNIGGISHKADVYSYGMLLMEMASKRKNLNPHAERSSQLFFPFWIYNHIGDEEDIEMEDVTEEEKKMIKKMIIVALWCIQLKPNDRPSMNKVVEMLEGDIENLEIPPKPTLYPSETIT; from the exons ATGTGGAGAGAGAGAGCGTTATTGGTGATCCTGCTACTGCTTCTAGTCCAGCAAATTTGTGCTACCAAGAAGCAAGATCATGGTTGCCCCCTTTCTTCCTGCGGCAAAATCACCAACATAACTTACCCATTTCGATTAAAAGGCCAACCTAAAAGCTGCGGCGACAATAGGTATGAGCTAGCTTGTGAAAACAATGTTACTGTGTTACATTTGTACTCTGGAAAATATCATGTGCAGGCAATCAACTACAATAATTTCACTATCCGAGTGGTTGATCCAGGAGTCGATCAACAAACAAATTGCTCCTCCCTTCCTCGCTATTTCTTGTCTCGCTCCAATTTCACTGATACTTACAATTATAGATACAACATGGATCCATACCAAGCTGGTGAATATTCAG GTCGTAGTAAATGGGACAGGCTTGCTTTCCAGCATATAGTGTATATGAATTGTAGCAATCCAGTGACTCAGAATGGTAACTATGTGGATACTGCATCATACGTCAACTGGGACTCCAAAGACAAGTACATATACGCTATTGCTGGTGACTTACAAGCAGAGGACTTCCAAGTTGGTTGTCACGTAAAGCTGGTTGCTCTGACATCTTGGTGGGGTTTGAATATAAACAATTATTCCTACGCTGCCATGCACACGGGGCTAGTCTATGGATTTGAGATTTCATGGATGCGCCTCATATGTGACCAGCACTGTCCAAGTAAACACGGCTGCGGCTACTGCTATTTCGACTCTGTCAGCCAGGAGCTTGATTATTGGAACGGGGATTCATTATGGA gTGATATAGGTGATATACTGGCTAGACCAGAAG CTATTCTCCAAATTTTCATTATGTTATGGGCATGGAAAATTTTGTTGACAGTGCCACTGTTTATTGTGATTTTGACGTGTAAATGGAGAAAAAGACATATGTCAATGTTTGAAAGTATTGAAAATTATCTAGAACAAAATAACTTGATGCCTATTAGATATTCATACAAGGAAGTTAAGAAGATGGCGGGAGGTTTTAAAGACAAGTTGGGTGAAGGAGGATATGGCTCTGTGTTCAAGGGAAAATTGCGTAGCGGGTCTTGTGTGGCAATAAAGATGTTAGGTAAATCAGAAGGAAATGGCCAAGATTTTATTAGTGAAGTTGCAACCATTGGAAGaacatatcatcaaaatatagTACAACTAATTGGATTTTGTGTTCATGGGTCAAAACGTGCTCTTGTCTATGAATTCATGCCCAATGGATCTCttgataaatttcttttttccaAAGATGAAAGTATACATTTAAGCTatgatagaatatataatatatcaattGGAGTGGCTCGTGGAATTGCTTATCTCCACTATGGGTGTGAGATGCAGATTTTGCACTTTGATATCAAGCCCCACAACATTCTACTAGATGAaaacttcaccccaaaggtctCTGACTTTGGATTGGCAAAATTATATCCAATAGATAATAGCATTGTCCCAAGGACAGCAGCAAGAGGAACAATTGGATATATGGCTCCAGaattgttttataataatattgggGGAATATCCCATAAGGCTGATGTTTATAGCTATGGAATGCTTTTGATGGAGATGGCAAGCAAGAGGAAAAATCTAAATCCCCATGCAGAGCGTTCAAGtcaacttttctttcccttttggaTTTATAATCATATTGGAGATGAGGAAGATATAGAAATGGAAGATGTCACAGAggaggaaaagaaaatgataaagaaaatgatCATAGTTGCACTTTGGTGTATACAATTGAAACCAAATGACCGTCCCTCAATGAACAAAGTAGTCGAAATGCTTGAAGGAGACATTGAAAACTTAGAAATACCTCCAAAGCCAACTCTGTATCCAAGTGAAACGATCACATAA
- the LOC114391794 gene encoding rust resistance kinase Lr10-like — translation MTEPPSVLPLQIMLILLLIKSGSSNNECGEWSCGSGQPPIRFPFKLIKGIKDECGYPGFCLYCTKKNETMLALSSVKLQVSYINYENHEIGLKDPENCLPHKFLQINDSLIHPYKFDDEAKTSKLSFFNCSSVEHQHLRNYEQSLSDSQDMISCPIYVSDLDDSVLSLDLTSCTKMFDIVTPVSAYGMQRNSLDLRWSEANCSQCKAKGKKCKWKNNRGDIECFDCKDKRKTIHVPKSFIYSAPGSILLGFAVIVVFKIIYHFRQKQEDQARVEKFLEEYRAEKPARFTYADVKRITGGFKEKLGEGAHGAVFRGKLSNEILVAVKILNNTEGEGKEFINEVEIMGKIHHINVVRLLGYCAEGIHRALVYNFFPNGSLQSFIFPPDDKQNFLGWEKLQNIALGIAKGIGYLHQGCNHPIIHFDINPHNVLLDDNFTPKISDFGLAKLCSKNPSLVSMTAARGTLGYIAPEVFSRNFGNVSYKSDIYSYGMLLLEMVGGRKNVDTSSAEDFHVLYPDWMHDLVHGDVHIHVEDEGDVKIARKLAIVGLWCIQWQPLNRPSIKSVIQMLESKEEDLLTVPPNPFHSSTSTIPSGFTSARLPLELEVIQE, via the exons ATGACAGAGCCTCCTAGTGTGCTGCCCCTCCAAATAATGTTAATCCTTCTCCTTATCAAAAGTGGCAGCAGCAACAATGAGTGTGGGGAATGGTCTTGCGGCTCTGGCCAACCACCTATCAGATTTCCCTTCAAACTCATCAAGGGAATTAAAGATGAATGTGGTTATCCGGGGTTTTGTCTATATTgtactaaaaaaaatgagactaTGCTTGCTCTCTCCTCCGTAAAACTCCAAGTCAGTTACATAAACTACGAAAATCATGAAATTGGGTTGAAAGACCCGGAAAATTGCCTTCCGCACAAGTTTCTGCAAATCAACGATTCTCTTATTCATCCTTACAAATTTGACGATGAAGCTAAAACAAGTAAGTTGAGCTTCTTCAACTGTTCTTCAGTTGAGCATCAACACCTGAGAAACTACGAGCAGTCACTGTCAGACTCACAAGACATGATCTCCTGTCCGATTTATGTTTCTGATCTTGATGACAGTGTGCTCAGTTTGGACCTAACATCCTGTACCAAAATGTTCGATATCGTTACGCCAGTTTCGGCATACGGGATGCAGCGAAATTCGTTGGATTTAAGATGGTCCGAAGCAAATTGTAGTCAGTGCAAAGCAAAAGGCAAGAAATGTAAATGGAAGAACAACAGAGGTGACATCGAATGTTTCGACTGCAAGGACAAGCGAAAAACTATTCATGTTCCCAAATCTTTTATTTACTCTGCACCAG GTTCGATTCTTTTGGGGTTCGCGGTTATTGTCGTTTTTAAGATCATATACCATTTTAGACAGAAACAAGAGGACCAAGCAAGGGTGGAGAAGTTCTTAGAGGAATACAGGGCAGAAAAGCCTGCAAGATTTACTTATGCTGATGTGAAAAGAATCACTGGTGGTTTTAAAGAGAAGCTAGGGGAAGGAGCTCATGGGGCTGTATTCAGAGGAAAACTTTCAAATGAGATTCTGGTGGCTGTGAAAATCCTCAATAATACAGAGGGAGAAGGGAAAGAGTTCATCAATGAAGTGGAAATTATGGGCAAAATCCACCACATCAATGTGGTTCGTTTGCTTGGCTATTGTGCTGAAGGAATCCATCGTGCTCTGGTCTACAATTTCTTTCCAAATGGTTCACTTCAAAGCTTCATATTTCCACCAGATGACAAGCAGAATTTCCTTGGCTGGGAGAAGCTGCAGAACATTGCTCTTGGTATAGCTAAAGGGATTGGGTATCTTCACCAAGGTTGTAACCATCCCATTATTCACTTTGACATCAATCCTCACAATGTGTTACTTGATGACAACTTCACTCcaaaaatttctgattttggcTTAGCAAAATTGTGTTCCAAGAATCCTAGTTTGGTGTCCATGACAGCTGCTAGGGGAACCTTGGGATACATTGCACCTGAAGTTTTCTCCAGAAACTTTGGGAATGTGTCTTATAAATCTGATATTTATAGTTACGGAATGTTGTTGTTAGAAATGGTTGGAGGAAGGAAGAATGTAGACACGTCTTCTGCAGAAGATTTCCATGTGTTGTACCCAGATTGGATGCATGACCTAGTTCATGGAGATGTACATATCCATGTTGAGGATGAAGGTGATGTTAAAATTGCAAGAAAACTAGCAATTGTTGGACTTTGGTGCATTCAGTGGCAGCCATTGAACCGgccatccataaaatctgtcaTACAAATGTTGGAAAGTAAAGAGGAAGACCTATTAACTGTTCCTCCTAATCCATTTCACTCATCTACTTCCACCATTCCTAGTGGATTCACTTCGGCAAGACTACCTTTGGAATTGGAAGTAATTCAAGAATGA